One window from the genome of Variovorax sp. PAMC26660 encodes:
- a CDS encoding TlpA family protein disulfide reductase: MTSSPTRRGMLYAGVAAAAAAAGLGGAWWKERGSSAASGETLDAAFWAQSFERPEGGDLLLSSLRGKPVLLNFWATWCPPCIEEMPMIDAFFREHGANGWQVVGLAIDQPSAVRKFLQRTPVTYPIGLAGLQGTELVKNLGNTGGGLPFTLVLNGSGSVTARKMGKLETTDLDTWRRELLHG; encoded by the coding sequence ATGACTTCTTCGCCCACACGACGCGGCATGCTCTATGCCGGCGTGGCGGCTGCGGCTGCTGCCGCCGGGCTCGGCGGAGCCTGGTGGAAGGAGCGTGGCAGCAGTGCGGCGAGCGGCGAGACGCTCGATGCGGCTTTCTGGGCCCAGAGCTTCGAGCGGCCTGAGGGCGGTGACCTGCTCCTGTCGAGCCTGCGTGGAAAACCCGTGCTGCTCAACTTCTGGGCCACATGGTGCCCGCCCTGCATCGAAGAAATGCCCATGATCGACGCCTTTTTCCGCGAACATGGAGCCAACGGCTGGCAAGTGGTGGGATTGGCCATTGATCAGCCGAGCGCCGTGCGCAAGTTCCTGCAACGTACACCAGTCACCTATCCCATCGGGCTGGCTGGTTTGCAAGGCACGGAACTGGTCAAGAATCTTGGCAATACCGGTGGCGGCTTGCCCTTCACGCTGGTGCTGAACGGGAGCGGATCGGTGACGGCTCGTAAAATGGGCAAGCTCGAAACCACCGATCTGGACACTTGGCGACGCGAACTGCTTCATGGTTAG
- the mpl gene encoding UDP-N-acetylmuramate:L-alanyl-gamma-D-glutamyl-meso-diaminopimelate ligase translates to MHIHILGICGTFMGGLAALAREAGHRVTGCDAGVYPPMSDQLRALGIDLVEGFGADQLALSPDVFVVGNVVSRARLPDGRPKFPLMEAILDAGKPYTSGPQWLAEHVLLGRHVLAVAGTHGKTTTTSMLAWVLEQGGKAPGFLVGGVPLDFGVSARLGGGAAFVIEADEYDTAFFDKRSKFVHYRPRTAVLNNLEFDHADIFDDLAAIERQFHHLVRTVPSTGRLVVNATEESLQRVLAQGCWSELARFGAGGEWQARGSHDAFDVLHRGEPVGRVEWALSGLHNQMNALAAIAAAEHVGVAPADAARALGSFRNVRRRMELRGAVERSGGAITVYDDFAHHPTAIRTTLDGLRKKLDDAGKQSERILAAFEPRSNTMKLGVMAAQLPWSLESADLSFCHTAGLDWDAAAALAPMGDRAQVAGAIEPLLAQIVAAARPGDHIVCMSNGGFGGVHDKLLAALRARAAS, encoded by the coding sequence ATGCACATTCATATTCTGGGTATCTGCGGCACGTTCATGGGCGGACTGGCCGCCCTGGCGCGCGAGGCAGGCCACCGGGTCACGGGCTGCGATGCCGGCGTGTACCCGCCGATGAGCGACCAGTTGCGCGCCCTCGGCATCGACCTGGTCGAGGGTTTCGGCGCCGATCAGCTTGCACTTTCGCCCGACGTGTTCGTGGTCGGCAACGTGGTGTCTCGGGCGCGCTTGCCCGATGGGCGCCCCAAGTTCCCACTGATGGAAGCCATCCTGGATGCCGGCAAGCCCTACACCAGCGGCCCACAGTGGCTGGCCGAGCACGTGCTGCTGGGCCGCCACGTGCTCGCCGTGGCCGGCACGCACGGCAAGACGACCACCACATCGATGCTGGCCTGGGTGCTTGAGCAAGGAGGCAAGGCGCCGGGCTTCCTGGTCGGCGGCGTGCCGCTCGACTTTGGCGTCTCGGCCCGGCTGGGCGGTGGCGCGGCCTTCGTGATCGAAGCCGATGAATACGACACCGCCTTCTTCGACAAGCGCAGCAAGTTCGTGCACTACCGTCCGCGCACGGCCGTGCTGAACAACCTGGAGTTCGACCACGCGGACATCTTCGACGATCTCGCTGCCATCGAACGCCAGTTCCACCACCTCGTACGCACCGTGCCGAGCACCGGACGCTTGGTGGTGAACGCCACCGAAGAAAGCCTGCAGCGCGTGCTGGCCCAGGGCTGCTGGAGCGAGCTCGCGCGTTTCGGCGCGGGCGGTGAGTGGCAGGCACGCGGATCGCACGACGCTTTCGATGTGCTGCACCGGGGCGAGCCGGTCGGCCGCGTCGAATGGGCGCTTTCGGGCCTGCACAACCAGATGAATGCGTTGGCAGCCATCGCGGCGGCCGAGCATGTGGGCGTTGCGCCGGCCGATGCGGCCCGCGCACTCGGCAGCTTCCGCAATGTGCGGCGGCGCATGGAACTGCGCGGCGCGGTCGAGCGCAGCGGCGGCGCGATCACGGTCTATGACGACTTCGCCCACCACCCGACCGCCATTCGCACCACGCTCGATGGCCTGCGCAAGAAACTCGACGATGCCGGCAAGCAAAGTGAGCGCATCCTCGCGGCCTTCGAGCCGCGCAGCAACACGATGAAACTGGGCGTGATGGCGGCGCAGTTGCCGTGGAGCCTGGAATCCGCCGACCTGTCGTTCTGCCACACGGCCGGCCTCGACTGGGATGCCGCCGCGGCGCTGGCCCCGATGGGCGACCGCGCGCAGGTGGCAGGCGCCATCGAGCCGCTGCTGGCGCAGATCGTGGCGGCCGCCCGGCCGGGCGATCACATCGTATGCATGAGCAATGGCGGCTTTGGCGGCGTGCACGACAAACTGCTTGCCGCCCTCCGAGCGAGGGCGGCATCATGA
- a CDS encoding 3-deoxy-7-phosphoheptulonate synthase: protein MSTNTAPASDSWYASVEKTSKTDDERIKDINVLPPPEHLIRFFPIRGTAIETLIEGTRRNIHNIMAGKDDRLLVIMGPCSIHDPAAAVEYAKRLKVEREKYAGTLEIVMRVYFEKPRTTVGWKGLINDPYLDESFRIDEGLRIARQLLIDINRIGLPAGSEFLDVISPQYIGDLIAWGAIGARTTESQVHRELASGLSAPIGFKNGTDGNIRIATDAIQAAARGHHFLSVHKNGQVAIVQTNGNRDCHVILRGGKAPNYDAASVEAACKDLEAAKLPPTLMVDCSHANSSKQHQKQIDVAKDIAGQIASGSNRVFGVMVESHLQAGAQKFTPGKDQLSDLEYGKSITDACIGWDDSVQVLETLSQAVKQRRG from the coding sequence ATGAGCACGAACACTGCCCCCGCCAGCGACAGCTGGTATGCGAGCGTCGAAAAAACCAGCAAGACCGACGACGAACGCATCAAGGACATCAACGTGCTGCCCCCTCCCGAACATCTGATCCGCTTTTTCCCGATCCGCGGCACAGCCATCGAAACGCTGATCGAAGGCACCCGCCGCAACATCCACAACATCATGGCCGGCAAGGATGACCGGCTGCTGGTGATCATGGGGCCCTGCTCGATCCACGACCCGGCGGCTGCCGTCGAATACGCCAAGCGCCTGAAGGTCGAGCGCGAAAAGTACGCCGGCACGCTGGAGATCGTGATGCGGGTGTACTTCGAGAAGCCGCGCACCACCGTCGGCTGGAAGGGCCTGATCAACGACCCGTACCTCGACGAGAGCTTCCGCATCGACGAAGGTCTGCGCATCGCGCGTCAGTTGCTGATCGACATCAACCGCATCGGCCTGCCGGCGGGCAGCGAGTTCCTCGACGTGATCTCGCCCCAGTACATCGGCGACCTGATCGCCTGGGGCGCCATCGGCGCGCGCACCACCGAAAGCCAGGTGCACCGCGAGCTGGCCTCGGGCCTGTCGGCACCCATCGGCTTCAAGAACGGCACCGATGGCAACATTCGCATTGCGACCGACGCCATCCAGGCAGCGGCCCGTGGTCACCATTTCCTGTCGGTGCACAAGAACGGCCAGGTCGCCATCGTGCAGACCAATGGCAACCGCGACTGCCACGTGATCCTGCGCGGCGGCAAGGCGCCGAACTACGACGCTGCCAGCGTCGAAGCCGCCTGCAAGGACCTCGAAGCTGCCAAGCTGCCGCCCACGCTGATGGTCGACTGCAGCCACGCCAACAGCTCCAAGCAACACCAGAAGCAGATCGACGTGGCCAAGGACATCGCGGGCCAGATTGCCAGCGGCTCGAACCGCGTGTTCGGCGTGATGGTCGAGAGCCACCTGCAGGCCGGCGCCCAGAAGTTCACGCCGGGCAAGGACCAGCTTTCGGACCTCGAATACGGCAAGAGCATCACCGATGCCTGCATCGGCTGGGACGATTCGGTGCAGGTGCTGGAGACGCTGTCGCAGGCCGTCAAGCAACGCCGCGGTTAA
- a CDS encoding ribonucleotide-diphosphate reductase subunit beta — translation MLTWDEEVKPSLPKDMQQGLQHHNASTSGSPAGRSVDAPTSSIAQPAALRTLDDGAAAPLRQVAPTATAVPAVAQRVKASDKRIINGQTDVNQLVPFKYKWAWEKYLATCANHWMPQEVNMTRDIALWKDPNGLTEDERRIVKRNLGFFVTADSLAANNIVLGTYRHITAPECRQFLLRQAFEEAIHTHAYQYIVESLGLDESEIFNAYNEVQSIREKDQFLLPFIDAISDPHFKTGTHETDQTLLKSLIVFACLMEGLFFYVGFTQILALGRQNKMTGAAEQYQYILRDESMHCNFGIDLINQLKLENPGLWTSEFKAEIKDLFMKAVELEYKYAEDTMPRGVLGMNASMFKGYLRYIANRRAQQIGLETLFPNEENPFPWMSEMIDLKKERNFFETRVIEYQSGGALSWD, via the coding sequence ATGTTGACCTGGGACGAAGAAGTCAAGCCCTCCTTACCAAAGGATATGCAACAAGGATTGCAGCACCACAACGCATCGACCAGCGGCTCGCCCGCAGGTCGTTCGGTGGATGCTCCGACTTCGTCGATTGCACAACCCGCAGCACTGCGCACGCTCGATGACGGCGCCGCTGCGCCACTGCGTCAGGTCGCACCGACCGCCACTGCGGTCCCCGCTGTCGCCCAGCGCGTCAAGGCTTCCGACAAGCGCATCATCAACGGCCAGACCGATGTCAACCAGTTGGTGCCGTTCAAGTACAAGTGGGCCTGGGAAAAGTACCTCGCCACCTGCGCCAACCATTGGATGCCGCAAGAAGTAAACATGACGCGCGACATCGCGTTGTGGAAAGACCCGAACGGCCTGACCGAAGACGAGCGCCGCATCGTCAAGCGCAACCTCGGCTTCTTCGTGACCGCCGACTCACTGGCCGCCAACAACATCGTGCTGGGCACCTACCGCCACATCACGGCTCCCGAATGCCGCCAGTTCCTGCTGCGCCAGGCCTTCGAGGAAGCGATCCACACGCACGCGTACCAGTACATCGTCGAGTCGCTCGGCCTGGACGAGAGCGAGATCTTCAACGCCTACAACGAAGTGCAGTCGATCCGCGAGAAGGACCAGTTCCTGCTCCCGTTCATCGACGCCATCAGCGATCCGCACTTCAAGACCGGCACGCACGAAACCGACCAGACGCTGCTCAAGTCGCTCATCGTGTTCGCCTGCCTGATGGAAGGCCTGTTCTTCTACGTCGGCTTCACGCAGATCCTTGCGCTGGGCCGCCAGAACAAGATGACCGGCGCCGCCGAGCAGTACCAGTACATCCTGCGCGACGAGTCGATGCACTGCAATTTCGGCATCGACCTGATCAACCAGCTCAAGCTCGAAAATCCCGGCCTCTGGACCTCCGAGTTCAAGGCCGAGATCAAGGACCTCTTCATGAAGGCCGTCGAGCTCGAGTACAAATACGCCGAAGACACGATGCCGCGTGGCGTGCTCGGCATGAATGCCTCCATGTTCAAGGGCTACCTGCGCTACATTGCCAACCGGCGTGCACAGCAGATCGGCCTCGAAACGCTTTTCCCGAACGAAGAAAACCCGTTCCCCTGGATGAGCGAAATGATTGACCTGAAGAAAGAGCGCAACTTTTTCGAAACCCGCGTGATCGAGTACCAGTCGGGTGGTGCGCTCTCCTGGGATTGA
- a CDS encoding zinc-ribbon and DUF3426 domain-containing protein, which translates to MSLVTRCPACTTTFKVVRDQLRISDGWVRCGRCSHVFDATLDLHEAPDGAPASASPPMQGGYMPGLVEPAREARAEPFVAPAPPPLPLPELAQPQPEAPQAVEDADFFDDEPEQQQRVQAETSLPASVPAPDVGPAASPSPELPLSSFSFPPEFSLSLPEHGIAADEPWSDLDASEPAWRPPATSLPPFPNIDLNLAAPPPSLPPPAPPLPVAPRIKARALVERASDDGEGEQEEKDHDQVQMQKALRRARIKSAKIARAKARDERAAAQAPASVVAVESEPDFSLSSPFEAPEGHPFAEEDDAVERPRGFWQRKGVRGVLILLAVLAILLLVVQVIRHERDGIAARQPSLRPALATLCQYTGCELAALRQIGDIVIEGAAFAREKSGGNDYRLSFTLRNSATVPLAMPAIELSLLDMQERAVVRRVLMPADYGASAVLAARADRAASLPLTLSATEAAALPPIAGYRVEAFYP; encoded by the coding sequence ATGAGTCTCGTCACCCGCTGCCCCGCCTGCACCACCACCTTCAAGGTGGTGCGCGACCAGCTTCGCATCTCGGACGGCTGGGTGCGCTGCGGTCGATGCAGCCATGTGTTCGACGCCACGCTCGATCTGCACGAAGCGCCCGATGGTGCGCCGGCGAGCGCATCGCCGCCGATGCAGGGTGGCTACATGCCCGGACTGGTCGAGCCTGCGCGCGAGGCCAGGGCAGAGCCCTTCGTTGCACCTGCACCGCCACCGTTGCCATTGCCTGAACTGGCGCAGCCTCAACCGGAGGCTCCGCAGGCGGTGGAAGACGCGGATTTCTTCGACGACGAACCCGAACAGCAGCAACGCGTGCAGGCGGAGACTTCGCTGCCTGCCTCCGTGCCTGCGCCAGACGTCGGGCCTGCAGCCTCGCCGTCTCCCGAACTGCCGCTTTCGTCGTTTTCGTTTCCCCCCGAGTTTTCGTTGTCCTTGCCCGAACATGGCATCGCCGCGGACGAGCCCTGGTCCGATCTCGATGCCAGTGAGCCCGCATGGCGGCCTCCCGCGACGTCCCTGCCGCCGTTCCCGAACATCGACCTGAATCTCGCGGCCCCGCCGCCCTCGCTCCCGCCCCCCGCACCACCGCTGCCCGTGGCTCCGCGCATCAAGGCGCGTGCGCTGGTCGAGCGGGCCAGCGACGACGGGGAAGGGGAGCAGGAAGAGAAGGACCACGACCAGGTGCAGATGCAGAAAGCGCTGCGTCGGGCTCGCATCAAGTCGGCCAAGATTGCAAGGGCCAAGGCCCGCGACGAGCGCGCGGCCGCACAGGCTCCTGCCTCCGTGGTGGCAGTCGAGAGCGAGCCGGACTTTTCGCTTTCGTCACCCTTCGAGGCGCCGGAAGGCCATCCCTTTGCCGAAGAGGATGACGCCGTCGAAAGGCCGCGTGGCTTCTGGCAGCGCAAGGGCGTGCGCGGCGTGCTCATCCTGCTGGCGGTGCTCGCCATTCTGTTGCTCGTCGTGCAGGTCATCCGCCATGAGCGTGACGGCATTGCTGCGCGGCAGCCGAGCCTGCGCCCTGCACTCGCCACGCTGTGCCAATACACGGGCTGCGAACTTGCAGCCCTGCGCCAGATCGGCGACATCGTGATCGAAGGCGCGGCCTTCGCGCGCGAGAAGAGTGGTGGCAACGACTACCGCCTCAGCTTCACTCTGCGCAACAGCGCTACCGTGCCGCTCGCGATGCCGGCTATCGAGCTGTCGCTGCTCGACATGCAAGAGCGTGCCGTGGTGCGCCGCGTGCTGATGCCCGCGGACTATGGCGCATCCGCCGTGCTGGCCGCGCGCGCCGACCGTGCGGCCTCGTTGCCCCTGACCTTGTCCGCTACCGAAGCCGCCGCGCTGCCGCCCATTGCGGGCTACCGTGTCGAAGCCTTCTATCCCTAG
- a CDS encoding carbohydrate kinase family protein, translating to MAAVICGSLAFDTIMTFEGRFADQILPDQLHILNVSFLVPTLRRDFGGCAGNIAYSLNALGGNALPMATLGTDGADYIERMRSLGISTEFVRQLEGTFTAQAMIMSDIDNNQITAFHPGAMQQAHVTQVAAREDIKLGIIAPDGREAMLQHAEQFAAAGIPFVFDPGQGLPMFDGEALKHFVELASWVVVNDYEGKMLSQRTGWSLAEISKRVRGLVVTLAAEGCEVWIDGEREHVAGVVATEVVEPTGCGDAWRGALLFGLEKEWPLAQCAALGNRIGALKIAQRGPQNYQVDRKALGL from the coding sequence ATGGCAGCAGTGATTTGCGGTTCCCTCGCGTTCGACACCATCATGACTTTCGAGGGCCGGTTCGCCGACCAGATTCTTCCGGACCAGCTGCACATCCTCAATGTGTCGTTCCTCGTGCCGACCCTTCGGCGTGACTTCGGCGGCTGTGCCGGCAACATCGCCTACAGCCTCAATGCGCTGGGCGGCAATGCCTTGCCGATGGCGACGCTTGGCACGGATGGCGCCGACTACATCGAGCGCATGCGCTCGCTGGGCATCAGCACGGAGTTCGTGCGCCAGCTCGAAGGCACGTTCACCGCGCAAGCGATGATCATGAGCGACATCGACAACAACCAGATCACGGCCTTCCACCCCGGTGCGATGCAGCAGGCGCACGTGACGCAAGTGGCCGCGCGCGAGGACATCAAGCTGGGCATCATCGCGCCCGATGGCCGCGAGGCGATGCTGCAGCACGCCGAGCAGTTCGCCGCCGCTGGTATTCCCTTCGTGTTCGATCCGGGCCAGGGTCTGCCGATGTTCGACGGTGAAGCGCTCAAGCATTTCGTCGAGCTGGCAAGCTGGGTCGTGGTCAACGACTACGAAGGCAAGATGCTGTCGCAGCGTACGGGCTGGAGCTTGGCCGAGATCTCGAAGCGCGTGCGCGGCCTGGTGGTCACGCTGGCGGCCGAGGGCTGCGAAGTCTGGATCGACGGTGAGCGTGAGCACGTGGCGGGCGTCGTGGCCACCGAGGTGGTCGAGCCCACCGGCTGCGGCGACGCATGGCGTGGCGCGCTGCTGTTCGGTCTGGAGAAGGAATGGCCGCTCGCGCAATGCGCGGCATTGGGCAATCGCATCGGGGCGCTCAAGATCGCGCAGCGCGGTCCGCAGAACTACCAGGTCGATCGCAAGGCTCTGGGCCTGTAA
- the accC gene encoding acetyl-CoA carboxylase biotin carboxylase subunit: MFKKILVANRGEIALRIQRACSEMGIKAVMVYSEADRDAKYVKLAQEAVCIGPAPSALSYLNMPAIISAAEVTDAEAIHPGYGFLSENANFAERVEQSGFQFIGPTPDNIRTMGDKVSAKQAMIKAGVPCVPGSEGELSDDAATNKRIARAIGYPVIIKAAGGGGGRGMRVVHTEAALVNAIQMTKAEAGAAFSNPAVYMEKFLQNPRHIEIQILADKHKNAVYLGERDCSMQRRHQKVIEESPAPGIPRKLIEKIGERCAAACKKIGYRGAGTFEFLYENGEFYFIEMNTRVQVEHPVTEFTTGIDIVKTQIMVAAGEKLPFTQRQIEMRGHAIEVRINAEDAWKFTPSPGRITMWHPPGGPGVRVDSHAYTNYFVPPNYDSMIGKIIVYGDTREQAMARMRTALNETVIEGIQTNIPLHRELMVDANFMSGGTNIHYLEEWLAAHKR, encoded by the coding sequence ATGTTCAAGAAGATCCTGGTTGCAAACCGGGGGGAGATTGCCCTTCGGATTCAGCGCGCCTGCAGCGAGATGGGCATCAAGGCCGTCATGGTCTATTCCGAAGCCGATCGCGACGCCAAGTACGTCAAGCTGGCGCAGGAGGCCGTGTGCATCGGCCCGGCGCCATCGGCGCTGAGCTATCTCAACATGCCGGCGATCATTTCGGCCGCCGAAGTGACCGACGCCGAGGCCATCCACCCCGGCTACGGCTTCCTGAGCGAAAACGCCAACTTTGCCGAACGCGTGGAGCAGAGCGGTTTCCAGTTCATCGGCCCGACGCCGGACAACATCCGCACGATGGGCGACAAGGTCTCGGCCAAGCAGGCCATGATCAAGGCTGGCGTGCCTTGCGTGCCCGGCTCCGAGGGTGAACTCTCGGACGATGCTGCCACCAACAAGCGCATTGCCCGTGCAATCGGCTACCCGGTCATCATCAAGGCGGCGGGCGGCGGCGGTGGCCGCGGCATGCGCGTGGTGCACACCGAGGCGGCGCTGGTCAATGCGATCCAGATGACCAAGGCGGAGGCCGGTGCGGCTTTCAGCAATCCGGCCGTGTACATGGAGAAGTTTCTCCAGAACCCGCGCCACATCGAGATCCAGATCCTCGCGGACAAGCACAAGAACGCGGTCTACCTGGGCGAGCGCGACTGCTCCATGCAGCGCCGCCACCAGAAGGTGATCGAGGAATCGCCGGCCCCCGGCATTCCGCGCAAGCTGATCGAGAAGATCGGCGAGCGCTGCGCTGCGGCCTGCAAGAAGATCGGCTACCGCGGTGCCGGCACCTTCGAGTTCCTCTATGAAAACGGCGAGTTCTATTTCATCGAGATGAACACGCGCGTGCAGGTCGAGCATCCGGTCACGGAGTTCACCACCGGCATCGACATCGTCAAGACGCAGATCATGGTGGCGGCCGGCGAAAAGCTGCCGTTCACCCAGCGCCAGATCGAGATGCGCGGCCATGCCATCGAGGTCCGCATCAACGCGGAAGACGCCTGGAAATTCACGCCGTCGCCGGGTCGCATTACCATGTGGCATCCGCCGGGTGGCCCTGGCGTGCGCGTCGATTCGCATGCGTACACCAACTACTTCGTGCCCCCGAACTACGACTCGATGATCGGCAAGATCATCGTGTACGGCGACACGCGCGAGCAGGCCATGGCGCGCATGCGCACGGCGCTCAACGAAACCGTGATCGAAGGCATTCAGACCAACATCCCGCTGCATCGCGAGTTGATGGTCGACGCCAACTTCATGAGCGGCGGCACCAACATCCACTATCTTGAAGAGTGGCTGGCGGCGCACAAGCGCTGA
- the accB gene encoding acetyl-CoA carboxylase biotin carboxyl carrier protein, which translates to MDLRKLKTLIDLVSESNISELEITETEGKVRIVKGGGAAPVQYVQTLAAPPAVAAPAVAGAPAVASAPAAEAAPTGHAVKSPMVGTFYRSSSPGAAAFVEVGSKVNEGDTICIIEAMKILNEIEADKSGTITQILGENGQAVEYGQPLFIIE; encoded by the coding sequence ATGGATCTGCGCAAACTCAAGACACTGATCGACCTGGTGTCCGAATCGAATATTTCCGAACTGGAAATCACCGAAACCGAAGGCAAGGTTCGCATTGTCAAAGGCGGCGGTGCCGCACCCGTGCAGTATGTGCAAACCTTGGCGGCACCTCCTGCTGTTGCCGCGCCCGCTGTCGCTGGCGCCCCCGCCGTGGCCAGCGCGCCGGCGGCCGAAGCCGCGCCGACGGGTCATGCCGTCAAGTCGCCGATGGTCGGCACCTTCTATCGTTCGTCCAGCCCGGGCGCCGCGGCTTTCGTGGAAGTCGGCAGCAAGGTGAACGAGGGTGACACGATCTGCATCATCGAAGCGATGAAGATCCTCAACGAAATCGAGGCCGACAAGTCCGGCACGATCACCCAGATCCTCGGCGAAAACGGGCAGGCGGTCGAATACGGCCAGCCGCTGTTCATCATCGAGTGA
- a CDS encoding histone H1-like DNA-binding protein, whose product MATAKKAPAKKAAAKKAPAKKVVAAKKAPAKKVAAKKAPAKKVAAKKVAAKKAPAKKVAAKKAAPAKKAAAKKAPAKKAVAKKAPAKKAAAKKAPAKKAAAKKAPAKKAAAKKAPAKKAAAKKAAKKPAAKPAAAAKPAAAAKKPAAKKAAKAAAPAKAAVAPAPAAQTTLNPQAAWPFPTASKP is encoded by the coding sequence ATGGCAACTGCAAAGAAAGCGCCGGCTAAGAAAGCCGCTGCAAAGAAGGCTCCGGCAAAGAAGGTCGTGGCTGCTAAGAAGGCTCCGGCAAAGAAGGTAGCTGCGAAGAAGGCTCCGGCCAAGAAGGTCGCGGCGAAGAAGGTAGCCGCCAAGAAGGCGCCTGCGAAGAAGGTAGCCGCCAAGAAGGCAGCTCCGGCAAAGAAGGCCGCCGCCAAGAAGGCTCCGGCAAAGAAGGCCGTAGCGAAGAAGGCTCCGGCGAAGAAGGCCGCTGCCAAGAAGGCTCCGGCAAAGAAGGCCGCCGCCAAGAAGGCGCCTGCGAAGAAGGCTGCTGCCAAGAAGGCCCCGGCGAAAAAGGCTGCGGCCAAGAAAGCCGCGAAAAAGCCCGCTGCCAAGCCTGCCGCTGCCGCCAAGCCTGCTGCTGCGGCAAAGAAGCCCGCAGCAAAGAAGGCAGCCAAAGCTGCAGCGCCCGCCAAGGCTGCCGTAGCGCCCGCTCCTGCGGCGCAGACGACGCTGAATCCCCAGGCAGCCTGGCCGTTTCCGACGGCCAGCAAGCCCTGA
- a CDS encoding cupin domain-containing protein translates to MTAMRARELIDTLKLQPHPEGGWYSEVFRSAASVTPADGRPPRNALTSIYFLLEAGQHSRWHRVLSDEVWVHLEGVPLALWTCDAAMRTAPAHTRLGPVDAHGTRPQHVVPAGQWQAARPIQGHTAGDYTLVACMVGPGFDFADFSLVPPDSDEAASMRHHWPELAGML, encoded by the coding sequence ATGACCGCCATGCGCGCCCGCGAGCTGATCGACACCCTGAAACTGCAGCCCCATCCCGAGGGCGGCTGGTACAGCGAGGTATTCCGTTCGGCCGCGAGCGTGACGCCCGCCGACGGCCGCCCGCCCCGCAATGCCCTGACCAGCATCTACTTCCTGCTTGAAGCGGGCCAGCATTCGCGCTGGCACCGGGTGCTGTCCGATGAAGTCTGGGTGCACCTGGAAGGCGTGCCGCTGGCGCTCTGGACCTGCGATGCCGCGATGCGCACAGCGCCAGCCCACACGCGGCTGGGCCCGGTCGATGCCCACGGCACCCGTCCCCAGCACGTGGTGCCGGCCGGGCAGTGGCAGGCGGCCCGGCCGATCCAGGGCCACACAGCAGGCGACTACACGCTGGTCGCCTGCATGGTCGGCCCGGGCTTCGACTTCGCCGACTTCTCGCTGGTGCCACCCGACAGCGACGAGGCTGCGTCGATGCGGCACCACTGGCCCGAGCTGGCCGGGATGCTTTAA
- the prmA gene encoding 50S ribosomal protein L11 methyltransferase, with protein MFELRLMAPEDRVEALSDALDALDALSVSVEDADAQTDAEQALFGEPGMPPPKEGWQRSRVIALFPDEALAKDAASVLALQDFFEGCSVLGVANVPEQDWVRLTQSQFAPVEITPEFWIVPTWHEPPAQAKQVIRLDPGLAFGTGTHPTTRMCLRWIATQGTLGNQRVLDYGCGSGILAIGAAKFGATDIDAVDIDEAAVSSTRLNAEANSVRLNAGLPDAAKGHYNTVLANILATPLKVLAPLLRSHVAAGGSLVLAGILERQADELKEAYAPYAALEVSDSEDGWILMTARC; from the coding sequence ATGTTTGAACTCCGCCTGATGGCGCCCGAAGACCGGGTCGAAGCACTCAGCGATGCACTCGACGCACTCGATGCGTTGAGCGTGTCGGTCGAGGACGCCGACGCGCAGACCGACGCCGAGCAGGCGCTGTTCGGCGAGCCCGGCATGCCGCCGCCCAAGGAGGGCTGGCAGCGTTCACGCGTGATCGCGCTGTTCCCCGATGAGGCGCTGGCGAAAGATGCCGCATCGGTGCTCGCGCTGCAGGATTTCTTCGAAGGTTGTTCGGTGCTCGGCGTGGCGAACGTACCCGAGCAGGACTGGGTGCGCCTGACGCAATCGCAGTTCGCGCCGGTCGAGATCACGCCCGAGTTCTGGATCGTGCCGACGTGGCATGAGCCACCCGCGCAAGCGAAGCAGGTGATCCGGCTCGACCCGGGCCTGGCCTTCGGCACCGGCACGCATCCCACCACGCGCATGTGCCTGCGGTGGATTGCGACGCAGGGCACGCTGGGCAACCAGCGCGTGCTCGACTACGGCTGCGGCTCCGGCATCCTGGCGATCGGCGCCGCGAAATTCGGTGCAACCGACATCGACGCCGTCGACATCGACGAAGCCGCGGTCTCGTCGACCCGGCTCAATGCCGAGGCCAACAGCGTGCGCCTGAACGCCGGTTTGCCCGACGCGGCCAAAGGCCACTACAACACCGTGCTCGCCAACATCCTGGCCACGCCGCTCAAGGTGCTCGCGCCGCTGCTGCGCAGCCATGTGGCGGCTGGCGGATCGCTGGTGCTGGCCGGCATCCTCGAGCGCCAGGCCGACGAGCTCAAGGAGGCGTATGCACCTTATGCGGCGCTCGAAGTCAGTGACAGCGAGGACGGCTGGATCCTCATGACGGCGCGCTGCTGA